One Rhodococcus sp. P1Y DNA window includes the following coding sequences:
- a CDS encoding TetR/AcrR family transcriptional regulator C-terminal domain-containing protein has translation MQLRRADVLDGAISILDEYGLADLTMRRLATSLHVQPGALYWHFKDKQTLLGAIADALLADVDTPPTTNAWDEQLCHVAHRLRDALLSHRDGAELVAATYASRLVTNRIRERIAAVCIRAGLPRSESELAADTLLYYILGQTVDEQARMQMDSAGALGDAASPLFETPDPTSRFDFGLGLFVDGVRLRLGDRARA, from the coding sequence GTGCAGCTGCGGCGTGCCGACGTCCTGGACGGCGCAATCTCCATCCTCGACGAGTACGGGCTCGCAGATTTGACGATGCGTCGACTGGCAACCTCACTGCATGTTCAGCCCGGGGCTCTGTATTGGCACTTCAAGGACAAACAGACATTGCTCGGCGCCATCGCGGACGCGCTTCTGGCCGACGTCGACACCCCGCCCACAACGAACGCGTGGGACGAACAGCTCTGTCATGTCGCTCATCGGCTTCGAGATGCGCTGCTGTCGCACCGAGACGGCGCCGAGCTCGTTGCGGCGACCTACGCGTCGCGGCTGGTGACCAATCGGATACGCGAGAGGATTGCCGCCGTGTGCATCCGCGCCGGTCTGCCCCGCAGCGAATCCGAACTTGCCGCGGACACGCTGCTGTACTACATCCTCGGACAGACCGTCGACGAACAGGCGCGGATGCAGATGGATTCTGCGGGAGCGCTCGGCGACGCTGCGTCTCCCCTGTTCGAAACGCCCGACCCGACAAGCCGATTCGACTTCGGTCTCGGGCTCTTCGTGGACGGCGTGCGGCTGAGACTGGGTGACCGTGCCCGGGCCTAA